From the Candidatus Thorarchaeota archaeon genome, the window TTAGGGCACTTCTGTAGAAACACTTGCGTATGCCCGGCCGCCACCGGTTCCCCTCGAAGCAGTAGAAGCAGTCATCTGTCGGAAACGCTCTGTAGAGGTCCAGTGCGTTCCCTCCAGCGGTCAGCTGGCGCTCGACAAGAATGGCCTTTATGCCTGAGTCAGCCAGTTCTGTGGCCACAGTCATCCCAGCCACACCTGCGCCAATGATCAGCACCGGGTAATCCACAGTCTTTGTCACCTCGGTCAACCTGTCAGATGTGCGAGGATGCCATCAGCAGGCACACGGTTCATGCTCAACCCCAGCTCATCCTCACCAATACCCATGGCAAGACCAAGCAGCTGTGGATACATGAGGACCGGCAGGTCGTAGGTCTCCCCGTAGCTCTGTTTGAGCCCGAGCTGCTGCAAGTCGAGTTGGTTGCCGCATGCAGGGCATATGACGGTGGCGAACTCCGCACCGGACTCCTTCATCGACTTGATCTTGTCACGAGCCAGTCTTATGGCCAGTGACTCATTCACTGGCAGCACAGTGGCACCGCAACACTGTTTCCACAAGGGATACTCAACCACTCTTGCACCAGTCACCTCGACAAGCTCTCTGAGTATCTCTGGTCTAAACCCGGTCACATCTGCGGGTCGCAACACATGACAGCCAAAGTGAATTGCGACTCCAACACCGTCCAGAGGCTTGGTGACTCTCTTGCGAATCTCATCTGTCCCAATGTCAGTGTACATGGCCTCAACAATGTGACGGACTCGAACAGTGCACTTCAGTTGCAGCCCCTCTTTCTTCAGCTCTTCATTGACTCTACCAAGGTCCGTGCTATCGTGCTTGAGGTGGTGGAGAACGTCCTTCAGTGAACCAAAGCATCCGTTGCAGGGCGTGACTATGTCATTGCCATTCTTCTCGCCAATTGCAAGTGTCCTAGCATTGACAGTCAGCCATCCAGAGTAGTCAATTGCCCGCAGATTAGGGCTTCCACAGCATGCAACCCCCTCCATGTAGTGGAGCTCCATCCCAAGGGCCTTCGCAACCTTGAGCATGGAGGCCTCATAGTTGGGATAGTTCGCCGGGACGCTGCAGCCCATATACAGACTATAGGACGGCATCTCAGTCACCTCCCTTTGTCAGCCGACCAGTCCTCGTCCCCTGCAAGATGCTCTTCACAGCCTCTGTTGACAGGCCCGGAACAGAGGGCTCAAGCCCCAAGTCTTCTCTTTCCCAGTCTGCAGTCACAACGTAGAGTTGGCCCTTGTCCACGAGCTCCTTGGCTAGAGCAACAATCTTCTCGGGCACGATGCCTCTCTCCGCAGCGAGATTCTTGCAGTCGAAGAGTATGTCGGTCACGCGGACCTTCTGAGGACATCTCTCCTGGCACTGGAAACAGGTCAAGCATTCCCAGATCTCTTTTGAGTTCAGGACTTCCTCACGCATTCCGAGTAGAATCATCCGAATCAACTGATGTGGCTTGTAGAGCCACTGGTTAGCGATGGGGCAGGCAGCTGTGCATGTTGAACACGCAAAACATGCTGAGAGCTCATCCGCATCTGGCATACTGCGTATCTCCTCGCGGAACGAGGGGTCCAGTCGAGACATGTCTATGGGCTCGATGAGTGTAACAGGGATTCGAGGTTTGGTGTCGGTTTCTGCCATTGCCATGCCACCGCCACGAAGCACGAGGCGTTGTAAGCTGTAGAGGCTCGGAGTTTCGAGCCAATATTAAAAGTTGAGGTCTGGCGAGGAATAAGAACAATAAGGCCGCTCGCAAGGTCTTGAACGGAGTCCCACAGCGTCGAAGACACGCCGCCTCGCATATGTGTCCAGTTGTGGAATGAGAGGTCCTAGAGGGAATGCCTAGTACGACGGGACACACCTACGTATCAGGCAGACCTCTTCGGTATATCAGCAGGACGATCCCGGACATGGTGAGTATGACGAGCACTTCATAGAGGATTACATGACCGAGTGTGTAGCCGCTGAGCAGGGGTATCTCAAAGAACCTGACAGCAGTGGCCAATGCAAGGCCAATCGAGATGATCCAAGCAATGATCAGAACCCACTTGTTCTTCGGTGGCATGACTGAACACCCTGTATAGATGTCACTTATCGTTTTCTAAAGCGCGGATGACTGCTTGGAGCTGTTCTTGAAGCGAGTCCAGGATGGACACGATGGAGCGCCCGAACAGTGCTCCTTGCTGAATGAGATACGCCCGCAGGTCTGTGACATCGCCATGGACTGCAGCGAGTGTCCGCTTGCCTTCTTCACTCAGGAGGCACATGACATCACTCACGGTCACTTGGAACCGAGAACTCATTGCTTCAACATCTCTCTTTGACTGCGCAAGCCTGTTCGCGAGCTCCTGGAGCTGCTGTCTGTGGGACTCTGTCATCGGTTGCTACGCTCCTCCATTGCGACGCGTACTGCTGTTCCATCGCGTAACCATGCCTGGACATTCTCTCGGGGAAGACTGGCTATGTCCTCCTTCTTGAACGGACCGTAAGTGCGTTCGTCGAGGCCCATGAAGGGGGTACTAATGGGTCGAAGGAATCGTACGACCACATACTCGATCTTCTCCGTGTCATCACTACCTGCTGCATCAGAGGGACGTTGAGGCATGTGTCCCTCCAGCAGGTCCTTCAGAAACTCGGCATGCTCTGCAAGACCTCTCGATAGTCGATTGTAGAGGTCCTCCTCGGCCAGAGTCATTGTGCCCAGGGGCCTTCGCTGAGCAAGTGCGGCTCGGACTATCTTCTCTCTACGCAGCACCATGAGATCTCTGAGCATGTAGTCCAGATTTCTAATCTCACTCACGAGCAAGTCTGCTTGGAGTCGGTCTTCAGCAGGCACCTCTGTGAGCATGAGGCGCACCTTGCTGAGGTACTGGACCATCTTGCCAAGTCTGAGGTCTTCGAGACTCTGAAGGTCCGGCTCTCGAACCTCGTTCTCCCAAGCTCTGAGAATGTCGTCATATCCAATCTCACTCAACGCTGGCCACTCCTTTGCATAGCAGGAACACAGCTGCTGCCATCGGAAGGTCTACTGTCTCATCGTTATAGGGTCCGAAGGTATCATCTCCCACTCTAAACGCCGGAACACCAAGCGGACTGGGGGGTATCCACACGCGCTGTTCTCCAGTGAATGCAAGACTGTCTCTGAACGGGTCGAATGTGTCGAGCTGGTCCCTAGTCAACTGCGCGACAATGAACCCCGTCTTGCCGTGGAGACTGCCCATCAGACGAATGATTCTATGAACGTCATGTGTGACCGGCTCATCAATGCTTACACCGTAGTCCTCTATGGCCCTGGCTGCAATCTGTCTCCAGAAGCCAAGTCCTATGCCTCTCACCGCACCACTAAGGATTGGAGGGTTCCGGCTCAGTCCTTCAATCAACAGCTCTCTGGAACGAGCATCTCTGAGTGACTGAACCCATCTCTCGCGTCCTGTGTAACTATCAATCTCCCTGACGAACTTGAGCAGTGCGTCTGCTGTGCGTCCATGCCATCCGGGAGCCTGTCTGTCAGGAATCACAACTGAACTCTCCATTGGAGCAACAAAGCGGTCACTGTTCAAGCCCTTTCCAGTGATGAAGTGGACGAGCTCCACTCTCGCTGCTGAGTCAAGCCGCTCGACCTCTGCACTGTTGACTCGGACATGATATCCTCGATGGCCGCTGTAGTTGAGATATATGCTCTGTGGGTCGATACCCAAGTCCGATGTGAGAAACTCATCCACAAGCCGCCTTGCCTGCGACTTTGCCTCGCTAAGGCACCGGTCACAGAGCCACTTCTGGACCGAGATAGATGTACCGCCACAAGAGGGACACCCTCCCTGAGGGGGAGTACCGGAGCCGGTCGCTCCGCACTCGGGGTTATTACACACCCAGGCGTCATGCGTTTTCGTACAGGGGAGTGACAGGTGGTCTGCATCTATGTCAAAGACCAACTCAGCACCCCGCCATTTCTTCTCCTCCATAGACTTGGCAACAGGCACCTCGTAGAAGGCTGCAGAGTGATACACACCGACGGCGGGGGACTCCACAAGAGCTCTCACAAGCTCCTCTCGAGACCCGAAACCGAGGTGCCGAGTCCAGTTGTTCCACTGCAGACCCGGAGTGCCGCACTCTGGACAGACACGGCGCCGTACCAACTCAGTCCCGCTCCGCGTGCAACCAATCTTGACAACTTCGTCGGCGGTGTGTCTGGAAAGAACCCATCTGCGAGTTGTTTCTCTTTCACTACAGCGCCAGGTGTGTACAAAGCTCTCGAACGCGAACTCACGTTCTCTGATTCGTGCAGGAGGCCGTATGTTATCGGGACTAGTCCGGTAGTAGTCTTGAAACGTGAGTTGAAGGAGCTTCTGTCTTCTCCATTCAGCCCCTTGCACATCTACTCCTCCGTGAGAGGGTCTTCGATGACTACTGAG encodes:
- a CDS encoding CoB--CoM heterodisulfide reductase iron-sulfur subunit B family protein, with product MPSYSLYMGCSVPANYPNYEASMLKVAKALGMELHYMEGVACCGSPNLRAIDYSGWLTVNARTLAIGEKNGNDIVTPCNGCFGSLKDVLHHLKHDSTDLGRVNEELKKEGLQLKCTVRVRHIVEAMYTDIGTDEIRKRVTKPLDGVGVAIHFGCHVLRPADVTGFRPEILRELVEVTGARVVEYPLWKQCCGATVLPVNESLAIRLARDKIKSMKESGAEFATVICPACGNQLDLQQLGLKQSYGETYDLPVLMYPQLLGLAMGIGEDELGLSMNRVPADGILAHLTG
- a CDS encoding 4Fe-4S dicluster domain-containing protein encodes the protein MAETDTKPRIPVTLIEPIDMSRLDPSFREEIRSMPDADELSACFACSTCTAACPIANQWLYKPHQLIRMILLGMREEVLNSKEIWECLTCFQCQERCPQKVRVTDILFDCKNLAAERGIVPEKIVALAKELVDKGQLYVVTADWEREDLGLEPSVPGLSTEAVKSILQGTRTGRLTKGGD